The following proteins are co-located in the Oceanispirochaeta sp. M1 genome:
- the dnaA gene encoding chromosomal replication initiator protein DnaA, whose protein sequence is MNEFDYSIFWEETIKQLREEKEISDQEYNMYFQSIHYVESTRDKIVLSIPSRFIQSQLKQRYTSAIETRLYEISGIELSLAFEIENRSKEEESSEKPSEKVIEAVPERKYIPHPQLRKDYTFDNFVVGNNNSFAANASKAIAENPGSKYNPCLIYGGVGLGKTHLMQSIGNTIHKEQPDMKIVYIPAETFINDFIESINTKKQTHFKNKYRNADILLIDDIHDLQDKKGTQEELFHTFNALYDANKQMVFTCDRPPSELKNFADRLKNRFVRGLNVDLHPPNYETRYAILRKKLEDRNVVISDDILELISQNINTNIRDLEAALTSIVAYAELVQKEITPEIAKQQLKQFFSSPIQANITIDKIQKQVSEYFNVTLSDLKGKKRTKQITFPRQIAMYIIREITDYSTTEIGLEFGGRDHTTVMHSCQRIEDRIKTDSTIEPTVQELIRSIKET, encoded by the coding sequence ATGAACGAATTCGACTACAGCATATTCTGGGAAGAGACAATCAAACAGCTTAGAGAAGAAAAGGAAATATCCGACCAGGAATATAATATGTATTTCCAGAGCATTCATTATGTTGAATCCACCAGAGATAAAATTGTCCTCAGCATACCTTCCCGTTTTATACAGTCTCAGCTTAAGCAACGTTATACTTCCGCCATAGAGACCAGATTATATGAAATATCGGGTATTGAACTCAGTCTTGCATTTGAAATTGAAAACAGGTCCAAAGAAGAAGAAAGCAGTGAAAAACCAAGTGAAAAAGTAATAGAAGCAGTTCCTGAGCGTAAATATATACCCCACCCTCAGTTAAGAAAAGATTATACATTTGATAATTTTGTTGTTGGAAACAATAATTCCTTTGCTGCCAATGCTTCAAAGGCCATTGCCGAAAATCCCGGTTCCAAATATAACCCCTGTCTTATATACGGCGGTGTCGGTCTGGGTAAAACTCATTTAATGCAGTCAATTGGAAATACAATTCATAAAGAACAACCTGATATGAAAATTGTCTATATACCGGCTGAAACTTTTATTAATGATTTTATTGAATCTATAAATACTAAAAAGCAGACACATTTTAAAAATAAATATAGAAATGCAGATATTCTTCTTATTGATGATATTCATGATCTTCAGGATAAAAAAGGAACACAGGAAGAGCTCTTTCATACATTTAATGCACTGTATGATGCCAATAAACAGATGGTTTTTACCTGTGACCGTCCACCTTCAGAATTAAAGAACTTTGCAGACAGACTGAAAAACAGATTTGTCAGGGGTCTCAATGTAGATCTTCATCCGCCAAACTATGAAACCAGATATGCTATTTTGAGGAAAAAACTTGAAGATCGGAATGTAGTAATATCAGATGATATTCTCGAACTCATCAGTCAGAATATTAATACTAACATCCGTGATCTGGAAGCTGCGCTTACAAGTATTGTTGCCTACGCTGAACTCGTTCAAAAAGAGATAACTCCTGAAATTGCAAAGCAGCAGCTGAAACAATTCTTTTCATCACCTATACAGGCAAATATAACCATTGATAAAATTCAAAAACAGGTTTCAGAATACTTTAATGTTACTCTCAGTGATCTCAAAGGAAAGAAAAGAACCAAGCAGATAACATTTCCCAGGCAGATTGCCATGTATATAATACGTGAAATTACTGACTACTCCACTACAGAAATAGGATTGGAGTTTGGCGGCAGAGATCATACAACTGTAATGCATTCCTGCCAGAGAATAGAGGACAGAATAAAAACTGACTCAACAATAGAACCGACTGTACAGGAATTAATCCGCTCAATTAAAGAGACATAA
- the dnaN gene encoding DNA polymerase III subunit beta: MKFICDKSVIVKEISIAQEIISSRNALSILSNVLLEAKDDVLIIKATDLKVGFETRIPAVIEIPGSTTVFCDKFLGILRSLPDGEITFEQNENERLSIKPLDKKIVFELNCISAEKFPELQSIEDESYFEISQSLFNNMISQTIFSISVDEARYFMNGVYMEKSDNSLLMVATDGRRLSYISANPESEFNDFSGIIIPPKILNLIKKLSSGEGNLSLAVTEKTIYAKFDNQKITSTLIEGQFPNFSRVIPESQEYNVIIDRASLNEALKRVSLLAEQKSKRIYMTFSEGNLNLKSEESEIGMADEDIACDYSGEEIRLAVNYIYLQDPLKVIKEDSLKVEFSEANKAVSLKCEPEADYFHIIMPMQMD; encoded by the coding sequence ATGAAATTTATCTGTGATAAAAGCGTAATTGTAAAAGAGATATCCATTGCTCAGGAAATTATTTCCTCAAGGAATGCTCTCTCCATACTTTCCAATGTATTACTGGAAGCTAAGGATGATGTTCTTATTATAAAAGCTACTGATCTAAAAGTAGGATTTGAAACAAGAATTCCTGCAGTTATAGAAATACCCGGAAGCACAACTGTTTTCTGTGATAAATTTCTTGGAATACTTCGTTCTCTTCCAGATGGTGAAATAACCTTTGAACAGAATGAAAATGAAAGACTATCCATTAAACCTTTGGATAAGAAAATAGTTTTTGAATTGAACTGTATTTCAGCTGAAAAATTTCCTGAACTTCAGAGTATTGAAGATGAAAGCTATTTTGAAATATCACAGAGTCTTTTTAATAATATGATTTCTCAGACTATATTCTCCATATCCGTAGATGAAGCTCGTTATTTTATGAACGGGGTCTATATGGAGAAAAGCGATAATTCTCTACTTATGGTTGCTACAGACGGAAGAAGACTTTCTTATATTTCTGCAAATCCTGAATCTGAGTTTAATGACTTCAGTGGTATTATCATTCCTCCAAAGATTCTTAATCTCATAAAGAAGCTCTCTTCGGGAGAAGGAAATCTTTCACTGGCTGTTACTGAAAAAACTATTTATGCAAAATTTGATAATCAGAAAATTACTTCTACCCTTATTGAAGGTCAGTTTCCTAATTTCTCAAGAGTTATCCCTGAAAGCCAGGAATACAATGTTATTATTGATAGAGCATCTTTGAATGAAGCATTAAAACGTGTTTCACTTCTAGCTGAACAGAAATCAAAGAGAATATACATGACATTCAGTGAAGGTAATCTAAATCTTAAATCTGAAGAAAGTGAAATTGGTATGGCTGATGAAGATATTGCATGTGATTATTCAGGTGAAGAGATCAGACTGGCTGTAAACTATATTTATCTTCAGGATCCCCTGAAGGTTATTAAAGAAGATTCTCTTAAAGTTGAATTTTCTGAAGCAAACAAAGCTGTAAGTCTTAAATGCGAACCTGAAGCAGATTATTTTCATATTATTATGCCTATGCAGATGGACTGA
- the gyrA gene encoding DNA topoisomerase (ATP-hydrolyzing) subunit A — protein sequence MQDNFGKILPIAIEDEVKESYLNYAMSVIVSRALPDVRDGLKPVHRRILYSMSEMGIRYNTAYKKCGRIVGDVLGKFHPHGDQSIYDALVRMAQDFSLRTPVVQGQGNFGSVDGDPPAAMRYTEARLAKVSEAILMDIKKDTIDFGPNYDDSMKEPLILPSAFPMLLVNGASGIAVGMATNMPPHNLKEICEAISAVIDNSEIEMEELLDIVKGPDFPTAGVVFGRTGFRQASMTGRGKITVRARYNLEEMTAEKDAIIITELPYMVNKANLVIRIAELVREKKIEGISDLRDESDRTGMRVVIELKRNVSPKVVLNLLFTHTNLQVNFNVNNLALVNGMPKVCNLRNLLDYFISHRQIVIRRRSEYELRKARARAHILVGLKKALENIDEIVEIIKKSANVNMARANLMERFDFSEIQAQAILDMRLQKLTSLETQKILDELAEIMKFIDYLEDLLAHEEKILDVVKEETAEVSEKYGDERRTEIRLEEIGSMNMEDFIEKEDMVVLISNRGFIKRVPLSAYKEQGRGGKGSNSASLKDGDFIEHIFLANTHSYILFVTSAGKAYWLKVYEIPEGSRASRGKHLKTMFEFEPDEEITTQVQLEEFSEDNFLFMATQKGVVKRVSTYDFRNAKTRGIIAINLDEEDHLVSAELTDGTRDIMIITKNGKGLRFPEDSVRCMGRNSHGVRGIRLNGDDILIGVACVSEENQLFLISENGYGKRTQFSEFNPHGRGTQGQKAYNVNEKSGKLVSVMSVNETDSLICISTLGKTIKLNLDGISIIGRNAFGVRIVNISDKDTLVGVAVQQKEEDVDEESELDSSEQSEVIETVSVEQETVITEPSDSEDVSRETEE from the coding sequence GTGCAGGATAATTTTGGAAAAATCCTTCCAATTGCCATTGAAGATGAAGTAAAAGAATCCTATCTGAATTATGCCATGTCTGTTATTGTCAGCAGGGCACTTCCAGATGTCAGAGATGGATTGAAGCCGGTTCACCGTAGAATTCTTTATTCTATGAGTGAAATGGGCATAAGATATAACACAGCATATAAAAAATGTGGTCGTATTGTTGGGGATGTACTTGGTAAATTCCATCCTCACGGAGATCAATCTATCTATGATGCTCTGGTACGTATGGCTCAGGATTTCTCACTTAGAACACCAGTCGTTCAGGGTCAGGGAAACTTTGGTTCAGTAGACGGAGATCCACCCGCAGCCATGAGGTATACAGAAGCCCGGTTGGCGAAAGTTTCCGAAGCCATATTGATGGATATCAAAAAGGATACCATTGATTTTGGTCCCAACTACGATGATTCCATGAAGGAACCTCTTATCCTTCCTTCAGCGTTTCCCATGCTTCTGGTAAATGGAGCGAGTGGAATTGCCGTTGGAATGGCAACAAATATGCCACCTCATAACCTTAAAGAGATATGTGAAGCCATATCTGCAGTAATAGATAATTCTGAAATTGAGATGGAAGAGTTATTGGATATTGTAAAAGGTCCTGACTTCCCTACTGCCGGAGTTGTATTCGGAAGAACTGGTTTCAGGCAGGCATCCATGACCGGACGCGGAAAGATAACTGTCCGTGCCAGGTATAACCTGGAAGAGATGACAGCTGAAAAAGATGCCATTATCATCACAGAACTCCCCTATATGGTTAATAAAGCAAATCTGGTTATCAGAATTGCCGAACTTGTAAGAGAAAAGAAAATTGAAGGGATCTCTGATTTAAGAGATGAGTCAGACCGAACGGGTATGAGAGTTGTTATAGAGCTGAAACGTAATGTTTCTCCTAAAGTAGTTCTCAACCTTCTTTTCACCCATACCAATCTGCAGGTTAATTTCAATGTAAATAATCTCGCGCTTGTTAATGGGATGCCTAAAGTATGCAACCTGAGGAACCTTCTTGATTATTTTATCAGTCATAGACAGATTGTTATCAGAAGAAGATCTGAATATGAACTGAGAAAAGCCAGAGCCAGAGCTCATATACTGGTAGGTCTTAAAAAAGCCCTGGAAAATATTGATGAAATAGTAGAAATAATTAAAAAATCTGCAAATGTAAATATGGCTAGAGCTAACCTGATGGAAAGATTTGATTTTTCTGAGATACAGGCACAGGCTATCCTCGATATGCGTCTGCAAAAGCTTACCAGTCTGGAAACCCAGAAAATACTGGATGAACTGGCCGAGATAATGAAGTTTATAGATTATCTTGAAGATCTACTTGCTCATGAAGAAAAGATTCTTGATGTTGTAAAAGAAGAAACAGCAGAAGTATCAGAAAAATACGGTGACGAGAGACGTACAGAAATTCGTCTTGAAGAGATAGGTTCCATGAATATGGAAGACTTTATTGAGAAAGAGGACATGGTTGTTCTGATTTCCAATAGAGGTTTTATCAAGAGAGTTCCCTTATCAGCATATAAAGAGCAGGGAAGAGGTGGTAAAGGCTCCAATTCAGCATCTCTGAAAGACGGAGACTTCATTGAACATATATTCCTGGCAAATACACATAGCTATATTCTTTTTGTAACAAGCGCAGGTAAAGCTTACTGGCTGAAAGTATATGAAATACCAGAGGGCTCAAGAGCTTCCCGAGGTAAACACCTTAAAACCATGTTTGAATTTGAGCCAGATGAAGAGATTACAACACAGGTTCAACTTGAGGAATTCTCAGAAGATAACTTCCTTTTCATGGCTACCCAGAAGGGTGTTGTAAAAAGAGTATCCACATATGACTTTAGAAATGCTAAAACCAGGGGAATAATTGCAATAAACCTGGATGAAGAGGATCATCTTGTATCTGCCGAACTTACAGACGGTACAAGGGATATAATGATTATTACTAAAAACGGTAAGGGATTACGTTTTCCTGAAGATTCTGTACGCTGTATGGGTAGAAACTCACATGGAGTACGGGGGATCAGACTGAATGGTGATGATATCCTTATTGGTGTAGCCTGTGTTTCTGAAGAAAACCAGCTATTCCTTATATCTGAAAATGGATATGGAAAGAGAACTCAATTTTCAGAGTTTAATCCTCATGGTAGAGGAACTCAGGGACAGAAAGCTTACAATGTAAATGAAAAATCAGGTAAGCTGGTTTCTGTAATGTCTGTAAACGAGACTGATTCTCTTATATGTATATCTACTCTTGGAAAAACAATTAAACTAAACCTGGATGGTATTTCCATAATTGGGAGAAATGCATTTGGCGTAAGAATTGTTAATATCAGTGATAAGGATACACTTGTCGGAGTTGCGGTACAGCAGAAAGAAGAAGATGTAGATGAAGAAAGTGAATTAGATAGTTCTGAACAGTCTGAAGTTATTGAAACAGTATCTGTGGAGCAGGAAACTGTAATTACAGAACCTTCAGATTCAGAAGATGTTTCACGTGAAACAGAAGAATAA
- the gyrB gene encoding DNA topoisomerase (ATP-hydrolyzing) subunit B, giving the protein MQENYDAQQIQVLKGLEAVRKRPGMYIGSTGPEGLHHLVYEIVDNSIDEALAGHCSKISVFIEEGNIIRVVDNGRGIPVDLHPVENISALEVVMTKLHAGGKFDKDSYKVSGGLHGVGVSVVNALSEWCEVSVHRLKSIHYQRYKIGVPDEAVKVIGTTSQTGTVVRFQADPTIFDELEYSFDILSNRLRELAFLNKGVEINLTDERITPEKERCFMFEGGVKSFVEYLNKSKTPLFEEPVYFEFEKDNVIVELSLQYNEGYAETIFSYVNNINTREGGTHLSGFKAALTRTLNDFLKNSKLAKKVDENLSGDDVREGLTCVISVKVPEPQFEGQTKTKLGNSEVRGIVDSIVNERLTTYLQEHPQVIDIILDKSITASKARAAARRARDLTRRKGFLESSGLPGKLADCADKDPRNCEVYIVEGDSAGGSAKMGRDRKFQAILPLWGKMINVEKTRLEKVLSNEKMLPIITALGTNLGDEFNLEKLRYHKVIIMADADVDGSHIRVLLLTFFFRYMMPLVEAGHVYLAMPPLYKISAAGKSHYVYDDAEKDEYIKTLSVPEEKINMQRYKGLGEMNPDQLWETTMNPETRLMKQVKLEDFVAADEMFTTLMGEDVPPRRKFIEDNALTVSNLDI; this is encoded by the coding sequence ATGCAGGAAAACTATGATGCTCAGCAGATTCAAGTTCTTAAAGGATTGGAAGCTGTGCGTAAGAGACCGGGTATGTACATCGGATCAACTGGTCCGGAAGGTTTACACCATCTCGTTTATGAAATAGTTGATAATAGTATCGATGAGGCATTAGCCGGCCATTGTTCAAAAATCAGTGTATTCATAGAAGAAGGTAATATTATTCGTGTCGTTGATAACGGCCGTGGTATTCCTGTTGATTTACATCCTGTCGAAAATATTTCGGCACTTGAAGTTGTAATGACAAAACTTCATGCCGGTGGTAAATTCGACAAGGATAGTTATAAAGTTTCCGGTGGACTTCACGGTGTGGGTGTTTCGGTAGTAAATGCCCTTTCTGAATGGTGTGAAGTATCTGTTCACAGGTTAAAAAGTATTCATTATCAAAGATATAAAATAGGTGTCCCTGATGAGGCTGTAAAGGTTATAGGAACAACAAGTCAAACCGGAACTGTTGTGCGCTTTCAGGCAGATCCTACAATTTTTGATGAACTTGAATATAGTTTTGATATTTTATCGAACCGTCTGCGGGAACTGGCATTTCTTAATAAGGGTGTTGAAATTAATCTTACAGATGAAAGAATCACTCCTGAGAAAGAGCGATGCTTTATGTTTGAAGGTGGAGTAAAGTCATTTGTTGAATATCTTAATAAATCAAAGACACCTTTATTCGAAGAACCAGTCTACTTTGAGTTTGAAAAAGACAATGTAATTGTTGAACTCTCTCTTCAATATAATGAAGGATATGCTGAGACAATTTTTTCATATGTCAATAATATTAATACCAGGGAAGGTGGAACTCACCTTTCAGGTTTTAAGGCTGCTTTAACTAGAACTCTTAACGATTTTCTTAAAAATTCAAAGCTTGCCAAAAAAGTTGATGAAAATCTTTCAGGAGATGATGTAAGAGAGGGTTTAACCTGTGTTATATCGGTTAAGGTTCCAGAACCTCAGTTTGAGGGCCAGACTAAGACAAAACTCGGTAACTCTGAAGTCAGGGGTATTGTAGATTCAATAGTTAATGAAAGACTCACTACTTATCTCCAAGAGCATCCTCAGGTAATAGATATTATTCTTGATAAATCTATCACTGCTTCCAAAGCAAGAGCTGCTGCCCGTAGAGCAAGGGATCTTACCAGAAGAAAGGGTTTTCTTGAAAGTTCGGGTCTTCCCGGTAAACTGGCTGACTGTGCTGATAAAGATCCCAGAAACTGTGAAGTTTATATTGTTGAGGGAGATTCAGCCGGCGGTTCAGCTAAAATGGGAAGGGACAGAAAATTCCAGGCCATACTTCCTCTCTGGGGAAAGATGATCAATGTTGAAAAGACCAGGCTTGAAAAAGTTCTTTCCAATGAAAAAATGCTCCCAATAATTACAGCCCTTGGAACCAACCTCGGCGACGAATTTAATCTTGAGAAACTTAGATATCATAAGGTTATTATCATGGCGGATGCGGATGTAGACGGTTCTCATATCAGAGTGCTGCTTTTAACCTTCTTTTTTCGCTATATGATGCCCCTTGTTGAAGCTGGACATGTATATCTGGCCATGCCGCCACTATATAAAATTTCTGCTGCTGGGAAATCTCATTATGTTTATGATGATGCTGAGAAAGATGAATATATTAAAACTCTGAGTGTTCCTGAAGAAAAAATTAACATGCAAAGATATAAAGGTCTTGGTGAAATGAATCCAGATCAGCTCTGGGAAACGACAATGAATCCCGAAACTAGATTAATGAAACAGGTTAAGCTTGAAGATTTTGTTGCTGCAGATGAAATGTTCACTACTCTCATGGGTGAAGATGTTCCTCCCCGGAGAAAATTTATTGAAGACAATGCCTTAACCGTATCTAACCTTGATATTTAA